The genomic region GTTGGCAATCGCCTGAACCCGCTTGGCCTCGGGACTGGTCTTGTCCAGCACACCTTTGCTGGAGGCTTCGCCGACGGTTTTCTGATACGACTGGGCATACATCTGGTCGACCTCTTGCGAGGACAGCATGCTGAACATGTACTGCTTGCGCTCCACCCCCACGGCGCCGCCGCTGGTGGTGTTGACCGACTGACAACCGGCCAGCAACAGCGCTGCGCTCAGTGCACTTACAACCATTGTCTTGTTCATTCAAAAGCTCCCTGAAAACCTGTCGCGTATCGTAGGCGGGTAATTGTATCGGCGCCAGATACAACGGACGTGTTGCAGCGACTTTCAGACGTTTCCCACTTGGCCTGTCGTAAAAAATTCACAGCCACCACTGAGCCCGGTGCAACTGCGTCGCGCACTGATCCATTTGCGACATCGGCTTGCAATTGCACCGGCTCGCACTCATGGCCCAATGCCGCCTGCCGATACATCAGCGCAGACGTCCTCTTGCGTGCGGAGCTCCCATGAAGTTCAAGTCGATCCAGTTTTCCGTTGCCGCCCTGGCCGGCGCCATCGTGCTCAGCGTGGTGGCCGCGCTGGTGCTGTATGCGCTGTTTTCCGGCGCGCGCACGCAAGAAATGGTGCAGCAGCGCACCCAGGCGCAGTTCGAGCAAGTCATCGAACAGCGCCTGACTTCGCTGGCACAAACCCAGGTCAGCCAGATCCAGCGCGAACTCGAAGCGCCGCTGCTGATCGCCGGCGGACTGGTGCGGGTCAACGCCCTGCTCGGCACACCGGGCGCCGATGGCCAGCCGCGCCTGAGCGTCAGCCGCGAACAACTGATCAGCCTGATCAGAGAGAACGTCGAAAAGAACCCGAAGATTCTCGGCACCTACATCGGCTGGGAAAAGAATGCCCTCGACCACGATGACGCGGCCTACGTCGGCACCAGCGTGGTGGGCATCGATGCCGCCAACGGGCGCTTCCTGCCGTGGTGGTTCCGCAACGATGACGGCACCCTCGGCCTGGACAAACTGGTCGACGTCGACGACCAGAAAACCCTGTCCACCGGAGTGCGCGCCAGCGAGTACTACTTGTGCTCGAAGGAAACCAAGAAAGCCTGCGTGATCGATCCGGCGCCGTACAAGGTCGGCGACAAGATCGTCATGCTCGCCTCCTTTATTGAACCGATCATGCTCAACGGCGCTTTCCTGGGCATCGTCGGTGCTGACCTGTCGGTGAACTTCATTCAGGAAATGCTCCTAGGCGCCAACCAGAAACTGTACAGCGGCGCCGGGCAGATGGCCCTGATCGGCGGCAACGGGCGGATCGTCGCTTACACCAAAGACCCGAGCAAGTTCGGTGAAAAAGTCAGCGATATCCTCGACGCCGAGCAGACCGCCAACATGGCCAATCTCAAGCGGGGTGAAGTGACTTACTCGGTCAACAAGGACAAGGGCCGCATCGAGTTGTACCTGCCGTTCGGCATCGGCCAGACCGACGCGCGCTGGACGTTGATGCTGCAACTGCCGCTCAACGCGGTGATGGCGGATCTGCAAAAACTGCAGGCCGACCTCGATGCGCAACGCAAGTCCGACACCTTCGGCATGGCCATGGTCGGTCTGCTCATCGCCGGCATTGGCTTGCTGGTGATCTGGCTGGTCGGCCACGGCATCGCCCGACCGCTGAAGCAAATGGTCGCCATGCTCAATGACATCGCTCAGGGTGAAGGTGATCTGACCCGACGCTTGAGCAGTGATCGCAGCGATGAATTGGGCTCGATCGCCAAGGGCTTCAACACCTTTTTGGCCAAATTGCAGGCGATGATCACGCAGGTAGTGACGTCGGTGCAGAGCGTCAGCGATTCCTCGGAGCACACCGCCGACATCGCCATTCGCACCAACATCGGCATTCAAAAACAAATGGCCGAGATTGATCAAGTCGCCACGGCGGTACAGGAAATGACCGCCACCGCGCAGGATGTGGCGCGCAACGCGACGCAGGCGGCGCAAGCGGCCAGTCATGCTGATCAAGCGGCCAGCCAGGGCATGCAGATTGTCCGTGACACCTCGAACTCGATTGGTGTGCTGGCGGTGGAAATCGGTAAGGCGGTAGACGTGGTGCAGACGCTGGCCAAGGACAGCGAAAACATCAACGCGATTCTCACGGCGATTCGCGGGATTGCCGAGCAGACCAATTTGCTCGCCTTGAACGCGGCGATTGAAGCGGCGCGTGCCGGCGAGCAGGGTCGTGGTTTTGCGGTGGTGGCAGACGAGGTGCGTAATCTGGCGCAGAAAACCCAGAAAGCCACCGAAGAAATCCAGAGCATGATCCAGCAACTGCAGCAGGGCACTCGCGATGTGGTGCGAGTCATGGAAGACAGCCAGAACCGCACTGATGAAAGCGTGCAGCACGCGGCGAAAGCGGCTCAAGCGCTGGAAACGATTACTCACGCGGTGTCGGTGATCAACGACATGAACACGCAGATTGCCAGCGCGGCGGAAGAGCAGAGCGCGGTGGCCGATGACATCAATCGCAATGTGATCAACATTGGGCAAGTGGCCAATGAAGTCGCGGGCGGTGCGGATGAGTCGAGTTCGGCGAGTGCTGATTTGACCAAGCTGGCAGAGCAGCAGCGGCGGTTGATCAATCAATTCAAGGTCTGAAAAGCCAAGAGCACCCTCACCCTAACCCTCTCCCAAAGGGAGAGGGGACTGATTGGGGGATATTTCAGAATGACACCGACCTGAAAGATCTTCACTGAATCCATAATCGACTCGATGCATCAGGTCGGTGAATCGCTCAAGACAACTCGGTCGGTCCCCTCTCCCTCCGGGAGAGGGCTAGGGTGAGGGGCTTTTGATCTAAATGCTTTAACCCGGGGTCAAACACTCCGGCCCATTGAGTTTCGGATCATTGATCAGATTCGCCAACACCCGCTCACGCAGCGCCGCCGGCTCACTGGCCAGCAACCCCTGCAACACATGCAACGGCGTCTCGGGATCGAGCCACGCCGCCTGCCCCGCCTCATCGAGAATCAACGGCCGGCGCTGACTCGACGCCGGTTGCGTAATCACCGCAGTGCTCAGCCACACCTGCTCCTGCACCGGATAAGCCTCCCAGATCGCCGCGAAAAACAGCGACGATCCCTCCCCCGGCGTCAGCCAGAACGGACGCTTGCGCTGGGTTCCGCGCCATTCGTAAAAACCATTCGCCGGTAGCAGGCAACGACGCTGGCGCAGCGCCTCACGAAACATCGGCTGCTCGGCCACGGTTTCCGCCCGGGCATGCGCCGGGGTTTTCGACAGATCGGTCAGCCACGGCGGCGTCAGCCCCCAACGGGCGCGGGCCAACGTGCGCTGGCCATCTTCAGCGGCGCGCAGCATCAACACCGAATCATTGGGGGAAATGTTCCACTGCGCCTGC from Pseudomonas tensinigenes harbors:
- a CDS encoding SOS response-associated peptidase, which produces MCGRYALFRWNRDFAALPGFPADQQAQWNISPNDSVLMLRAAEDGQRTLARARWGLTPPWLTDLSKTPAHARAETVAEQPMFREALRQRRCLLPANGFYEWRGTQRKRPFWLTPGEGSSLFFAAIWEAYPVQEQVWLSTAVITQPASSQRRPLILDEAGQAAWLDPETPLHVLQGLLASEPAALRERVLANLINDPKLNGPECLTPG
- a CDS encoding methyl-accepting chemotaxis protein yields the protein MKFKSIQFSVAALAGAIVLSVVAALVLYALFSGARTQEMVQQRTQAQFEQVIEQRLTSLAQTQVSQIQRELEAPLLIAGGLVRVNALLGTPGADGQPRLSVSREQLISLIRENVEKNPKILGTYIGWEKNALDHDDAAYVGTSVVGIDAANGRFLPWWFRNDDGTLGLDKLVDVDDQKTLSTGVRASEYYLCSKETKKACVIDPAPYKVGDKIVMLASFIEPIMLNGAFLGIVGADLSVNFIQEMLLGANQKLYSGAGQMALIGGNGRIVAYTKDPSKFGEKVSDILDAEQTANMANLKRGEVTYSVNKDKGRIELYLPFGIGQTDARWTLMLQLPLNAVMADLQKLQADLDAQRKSDTFGMAMVGLLIAGIGLLVIWLVGHGIARPLKQMVAMLNDIAQGEGDLTRRLSSDRSDELGSIAKGFNTFLAKLQAMITQVVTSVQSVSDSSEHTADIAIRTNIGIQKQMAEIDQVATAVQEMTATAQDVARNATQAAQAASHADQAASQGMQIVRDTSNSIGVLAVEIGKAVDVVQTLAKDSENINAILTAIRGIAEQTNLLALNAAIEAARAGEQGRGFAVVADEVRNLAQKTQKATEEIQSMIQQLQQGTRDVVRVMEDSQNRTDESVQHAAKAAQALETITHAVSVINDMNTQIASAAEEQSAVADDINRNVINIGQVANEVAGGADESSSASADLTKLAEQQRRLINQFKV